Proteins from a genomic interval of Benincasa hispida cultivar B227 chromosome 7, ASM972705v1, whole genome shotgun sequence:
- the LOC120082046 gene encoding anthranilate phosphoribosyltransferase isoform X2, which translates to MKALFHPDSSFFPAHHIRCQKHRDLLRFQLGLSESDIQSPAISTSYRSLNLPKPNQTVLEAQARVCTGPTQTRPLGEEQAFKVLDTILRSAKGELKNEMEVSRSQLGAFFSAMTIRANVFPEATQWSEGEKKAMATFWPFLVRVLPPDVIFIADPEGSIMGGSSIGPQFVGKGSCEMRLVGALREILAGGHLGYEEVQGVMRDVLPLKTENHKSSGVSHSLLSAFLIGQRMNRETDRELKAHCLAFDDESSPTPVADVRSLTHYGEPYDGNTRYFRSTLFVAAVRSCYGESCLLHGVDWMPPKGGITEEQMLKFMGANTKLIPSHAKRLLEDEEVGFAYVSQREARPSLYSLVGLREHIKKRPPLATTEKVQQFVKARGKEAIVTGFYHHGYEEPLLMLMRRRGVHSGLVVKGEEGALSMTTRLRSADASKGLPVNYCSGFRSLSTQSAFEIDGVSRHSFSLEVNAADYGFQPTDTPRTDRSVSKNIELGLAGLNGEKGAAYDRIVLNAGMVDHLLGCDGAEDVSVALDRAREAIDSGNALKRLLNYIKISNKFK; encoded by the exons ATGAAAGCTCTTTTCCATCCtgattcttctttttttcctgcGCATCATATTCGCTGCCAGAAACACAGAGATCTTCTCCGTTTTCAG TTAGGACTTTCGGAATCAGATATTCAGAGTCCGGCAATTTCCACTTCGTATCGTAGTTTGAATTTACCGAAGCCAAACCAGACGGTGCTGGAAGCTCAGGCTAGGGTTTGTACTGGACCTACTCAGACCAGGCCGCTTGGTGAAGAACAAGCGTTTAAGGTCTTGGATACAATTTTAAGATCAG CTAAAGGAGAgcttaaaaatgaaatggaagTGTCACGATCACAGCTTGGGGCATTCTTTTCTGCAATGACTATACGTGCTAATGTCTTTCCTGAGGCAACTCAGTGGAGTGAAGGGGAAAAGAAGGCAATGGCAACATTTTGGCCATTCCTAGTTCGAGTTCTACCTCCTGATGTAATCTTCATTGCTGATCCTGAGGGTTCTATTATGGGAGGGAGTTCAATTGGGCCTCAATTTGTTGGGAAGGGTTCCTGTGAAATGAGGTTGGTTGGTGCCCTTAGAGAAATCTTAGCAGGAGGGCATCTTGGGTATGAGGAGGTCCAAGGGGTGATGAGAGATGTGCTTCCACTTAAAACAGAAAACCATAAGTCGTCGGGAGTTAGTCATTCGCTACTTTCAGCCTTTTTAATTGGTCAACGTATGAACAGGGAAACTGATCGAGAGCTTAAAGCACATTGCCTTGCATTTGATGATGAATCAA GTCCTACGCCAGTTGCTGATGTTAGATCATTGACTCATTATGGGGAACCTTATGATGGAAATACACGTTATTTCAGGAGCACATTGTTTGTTGCTGCGGTTAGATCCTGCTATGGGGAATCTTGCTTGCTACACGGTGTGGATTGGATGCCTCCAAAG GGTGGTATTACTGAAGAGCAGATGCTGAAATTTATGGGTGCAAACACAAAGTTAATCCCTTCGCATGCTAAAAGGCTTCTTGAG GACGAGGAGGTTGGTTTTGCCTATGTAAGTCAGCGTGAAGCTCGCCCATCTTT ATATTCATTGGTTGGGCTGAGGGAGCACATAAAGAAACGGCCACCATTGGCAACAACTGAAAAGGTtcagcaatttgtgaag GCTAGAGGGAAGGAAGCCATTGTGACTGGATTCTATCATCATGGTTATGAGGAACCACTTCTAATGCTAATGAGGAGAAGGGGTGTTCATTCCGGCTTAGTGGTGAAG GGTGAGGAAGGAGCCCTGTCAATGACGACAAGGTTGCGGTCAGCCGATGCTTCAAAAGGACTTCCCGTGAACTACTGTTCTGGTTTTCGATCACTGAGCACGCAATCAGCATTTGAAATCGATG GCGTATCACGTCATAGTTTCAGTCTGGAGGTCAATGCCGCAGACTATGGATTTCAACCCACTGATACTCCAAGAACCGACAGATCG GTATCAAAGAACATAGAGTTAGGGTTAGCAGGTCTTAATGGTGAAAAAGGAGCAGCATACGATAGAATTGTATTGAATGCTGGAATGGTGGATCACTTGTTAGGATGCGATGGCGCGGAAGATGTATCCGTAGCATTGGATAGGGCCAGAGAAGCCATCGACAGTGGCAATGCTCTTAAACGTCTCTTAAACTATATCAAGATTTCTAACAAGTTTAAGTAG
- the LOC120081121 gene encoding peroxidase 5-like, translated as MEADQVTTFAAFFIACSLIFSTCSSADENKGRHLHARFYRYSCPQAEKLANDVSRAAFDQDPTLAAALIRLFFHDCFVNGCDASILLDSTISGEPVEKISPANGKTLRGMKLIDEIKARIESECPRIVSCADILAFATRDATVFSGIPYYIIPGGRRDGLSSRAADVFGNLPIPSMPVDEMVEIFTKKGMTADEMVVLIGAHSIGRAQCSFFEDRIYNYSGTESPDPTMDEAYGYYLSVMCPPPNSDTAELAEDQGRRERLVNFDPSSPFKLDNAFYLRLLEGRTLLRSDQDMAEDPMTAEVVRRMAYEPRTWKKSFVRAMVRLSRVDVITGNAGEIRNNCRVVN; from the exons ATGGAGGCTGACCAAGTAACGACATTCGCCGCCTTCTTCATCGCTTGTTCTTTAATCTTCTCAACTTGTTCCTCGGCGGATGAGAACAAGGGTCGCCACTTGCACGCCAGATTCTATCGGTATAGTTGCCCTCAGGCTGAGAAACTCGCCAATGATGTTTCTAGAGCTGCCTTTGATCAAGATCCAACTCTTGCTGCTGCCCTCATTCGCCTTTTTTTCCATGATTGCTTTGTCAAT GGTTGCGACGCTTCAATTCTACTGGATTCAACAATTTCAGGGGAGCCAGTAGAAAAAATATCACCAGCAAACGGCAAAACTCTGAGAGGTATGAAACTAATCGACGAAATCAAGGCCAGAATCGAAAGCGAATGCCCCAGAATTGTTTCTTGCGCAGATATATTAGCCTTCGCAACTAGAGACGCTACCGTCTTCTCCGGTATACCGTACTACATAATCCCCGGCGGCCGTCGCGACGGTCTCTCATCCCGTGCCGCCGACGTATTCGGTAACCTCCCGATTCCAAGTATGCCCGTCGATGAGATGGTCGAAATATTCACAAAAAAAGGCATGACGGCGGACGAAATGGTGGTTTTAATCGGAGCGCATTCGATCGGAAGAGCACAATGCAGTTTCTTCGAAGACAGAATTTACAATTACAGCGGAACCGAGTCTCCAGATCCTACCATGGATGAGGCCTACGGTTATTACTTGTCGGTGATGTGTCCGCCGCCGAATTCCGATACGGCGGAGTTAGCGGAAGATCAGGGAAGAAGAGAAAGACTAGTGAATTTCGATCCGTCGTCGCCTTTCAAGCTGGATAATGCGTTCTATTTGAGGCTGTTGGAAGGAAGAACGTTGCTCCGATCGGACCAAGATATGGCGGAGGATCCGATGACGGCGGAGGTTGTTAGAAGAATGGCGTATGAACCAAGAACATGGAAGAAGAGTTTTGTGAGGGCTATGGTTCGGCTTAGTAGAGTGGATGTGATCACGGGAAATGCAGGGGAAATTAGGAACAACTGTCGGGttgttaattaa
- the LOC120082046 gene encoding anthranilate phosphoribosyltransferase isoform X1: MKALFHPDSSFFPAHHIRCQKHRDLLRFQVRTPLIFPVKYRGRWIRAKRICLTAKSELDWATMDQLGLSESDIQSPAISTSYRSLNLPKPNQTVLEAQARVCTGPTQTRPLGEEQAFKVLDTILRSAKGELKNEMEVSRSQLGAFFSAMTIRANVFPEATQWSEGEKKAMATFWPFLVRVLPPDVIFIADPEGSIMGGSSIGPQFVGKGSCEMRLVGALREILAGGHLGYEEVQGVMRDVLPLKTENHKSSGVSHSLLSAFLIGQRMNRETDRELKAHCLAFDDESSPTPVADVRSLTHYGEPYDGNTRYFRSTLFVAAVRSCYGESCLLHGVDWMPPKGGITEEQMLKFMGANTKLIPSHAKRLLEDEEVGFAYVSQREARPSLYSLVGLREHIKKRPPLATTEKVQQFVKARGKEAIVTGFYHHGYEEPLLMLMRRRGVHSGLVVKGEEGALSMTTRLRSADASKGLPVNYCSGFRSLSTQSAFEIDGVSRHSFSLEVNAADYGFQPTDTPRTDRSVSKNIELGLAGLNGEKGAAYDRIVLNAGMVDHLLGCDGAEDVSVALDRAREAIDSGNALKRLLNYIKISNKFK, from the exons ATGAAAGCTCTTTTCCATCCtgattcttctttttttcctgcGCATCATATTCGCTGCCAGAAACACAGAGATCTTCTCCGTTTTCAGGTTCGAACTCCTTTGATTTTTCCTGTTAAATATCGAGGACGTTGGATTAGAGCGAAGCGGATATGTTTGACCGCGAAATCTGAACTAGATTGGGCTACGATGGATCAGTTAGGACTTTCGGAATCAGATATTCAGAGTCCGGCAATTTCCACTTCGTATCGTAGTTTGAATTTACCGAAGCCAAACCAGACGGTGCTGGAAGCTCAGGCTAGGGTTTGTACTGGACCTACTCAGACCAGGCCGCTTGGTGAAGAACAAGCGTTTAAGGTCTTGGATACAATTTTAAGATCAG CTAAAGGAGAgcttaaaaatgaaatggaagTGTCACGATCACAGCTTGGGGCATTCTTTTCTGCAATGACTATACGTGCTAATGTCTTTCCTGAGGCAACTCAGTGGAGTGAAGGGGAAAAGAAGGCAATGGCAACATTTTGGCCATTCCTAGTTCGAGTTCTACCTCCTGATGTAATCTTCATTGCTGATCCTGAGGGTTCTATTATGGGAGGGAGTTCAATTGGGCCTCAATTTGTTGGGAAGGGTTCCTGTGAAATGAGGTTGGTTGGTGCCCTTAGAGAAATCTTAGCAGGAGGGCATCTTGGGTATGAGGAGGTCCAAGGGGTGATGAGAGATGTGCTTCCACTTAAAACAGAAAACCATAAGTCGTCGGGAGTTAGTCATTCGCTACTTTCAGCCTTTTTAATTGGTCAACGTATGAACAGGGAAACTGATCGAGAGCTTAAAGCACATTGCCTTGCATTTGATGATGAATCAA GTCCTACGCCAGTTGCTGATGTTAGATCATTGACTCATTATGGGGAACCTTATGATGGAAATACACGTTATTTCAGGAGCACATTGTTTGTTGCTGCGGTTAGATCCTGCTATGGGGAATCTTGCTTGCTACACGGTGTGGATTGGATGCCTCCAAAG GGTGGTATTACTGAAGAGCAGATGCTGAAATTTATGGGTGCAAACACAAAGTTAATCCCTTCGCATGCTAAAAGGCTTCTTGAG GACGAGGAGGTTGGTTTTGCCTATGTAAGTCAGCGTGAAGCTCGCCCATCTTT ATATTCATTGGTTGGGCTGAGGGAGCACATAAAGAAACGGCCACCATTGGCAACAACTGAAAAGGTtcagcaatttgtgaag GCTAGAGGGAAGGAAGCCATTGTGACTGGATTCTATCATCATGGTTATGAGGAACCACTTCTAATGCTAATGAGGAGAAGGGGTGTTCATTCCGGCTTAGTGGTGAAG GGTGAGGAAGGAGCCCTGTCAATGACGACAAGGTTGCGGTCAGCCGATGCTTCAAAAGGACTTCCCGTGAACTACTGTTCTGGTTTTCGATCACTGAGCACGCAATCAGCATTTGAAATCGATG GCGTATCACGTCATAGTTTCAGTCTGGAGGTCAATGCCGCAGACTATGGATTTCAACCCACTGATACTCCAAGAACCGACAGATCG GTATCAAAGAACATAGAGTTAGGGTTAGCAGGTCTTAATGGTGAAAAAGGAGCAGCATACGATAGAATTGTATTGAATGCTGGAATGGTGGATCACTTGTTAGGATGCGATGGCGCGGAAGATGTATCCGTAGCATTGGATAGGGCCAGAGAAGCCATCGACAGTGGCAATGCTCTTAAACGTCTCTTAAACTATATCAAGATTTCTAACAAGTTTAAGTAG
- the LOC120081794 gene encoding ribose-phosphate pyrophosphokinase 4 gives MAANRPLRFPFKNPNTCVKSSRNSLSVPFSRTYTIGRSKIKNRIACEIKNFENSYQWTIESVPGTDPFCSIQNSASTSNSIPMAAASTAAAAAALELTSKTEAKRICLFFCAETKILAEKIAAESDGIELRSISWRKFEDGFPNIFIPNAQGIRGRHVAFLASFSSPAVIFEQLSVIYALPKLFISSFTLVLPFFPTGTFERMEDEGDVATAFTLARILSNIPISRGGPTSLVTFDIHALQERFYFGDNILPCFESGIPLLKYRLQQLPDSDNIAIAFPDDGAWKRFHKQLQHFPTIVCAKVREGDQRIVRLKEGEPKGRHVVIVDDLVQSGGTLRECQKVLAAHGAAKISAYVTHGIFPNRSWQRFEHDNGGHPENGLTYFWITDSCPLTVKEVANKAPFEVLSLAGSIAAALRI, from the exons ATGGCGGCAAATCGTCCCCTTCGCTTTCCGTTCAAAAACCCTAATACATGCGTCAAATCCTCCCGAAATTCATTGTCGGTGCCATTTTCTAGAACATATACCATCGGACGTTCGAAGATCAAGAACCGCATTGCGTGCGAGATCAAGAATTTCGAGAATTCTTATCAGTGGACTATCGAAAGCGTTCCTGGTACTGATCCTTTTTGCTCAATTCAAAACTCTGCTTCTACTTCGAATTCCATACCAATGGCTGCTGCTTCGACCGCCGCGGCGGCGGCGGCTTTGGAATTGACTTCTAAAACTGAAGCCAAGAGGATCTGCCTATTTTTTTGCGCGGAGACGAAAATTCTCGCGGAGAAAATCGCTGCCGAGTCTGATGGAATTGAGCTACGTAGTATCTCATGGAG GAAGTTCGAAGATGGATTTCCGAACATATTTATACCTAATGCTCAAGGAATTCGTGGACGGCATGTGGCTTTTCTGGCATCCTTCAGTTCACCAGCTGTAATCTTCGAGCAACTCTCCGTTATTTATGCACTGCCGAAATTGTTCATCTCCTCATTTACGCTTGTTCTTCCCTTCTTTCCAACTGGAACTTTTGAGCGTATGGAGGATGAAGGAGATGTTGCAACAGCTTTCACTCTCGCTCGCATCCTATCGAATATACCAATTTCAAGAGGAGGACCGACGAGCCTTGTGACTTTTGACATTCATGCCTTGCAG GAGAGGTTTTACTTTGGGGACAATATTTTACCTTGCTTTGAAAGTGGAATTCCTTTGCTAAAATATAGGCTGCAGCAGTTGCCAGATTCTGACAAT ATAGCAATTGCTTTTCCTGATGATGGAGCATGGAAAAGATTTCATAAACAGCTGCAGCATTTTCCTACG ATCGTATGTGCCAAAGTTCGGGAAGGAGACCAAAGAATTGTGCGACTAAAGGAGGGAGAACCGAAAGGACGGCATGTTGTGATTGTTGATGATTTGGTTCAGTCAGGTGGAACTCTGAGAGAGTGCCAG AAAGTGCTGGCTGCACACGGAGCAGCAAAAATCAGTGCCTATGTGACACATGGGATTTTTCCAAATAGATCGTGGCAACGCTTTGAACATGATAATGGAG GGCATCCCGAGAACGGGCTTACCTATTTCTGGATTACTGATTCGTGCCCATTGACTGTTAAAGAAGTAGCAAATAAAGCTCCTTTTGAAGTTCTCAGTCTTGCCGGTTCTATAGCTGCTGCGCTTCGTATATAG